In Rhodothermus sp., the genomic stretch CGGATGGCGTTGATGCGACAGCCAGAGTGCGGCCAGCATGCCCAGCGCTACGGCTTCGCCATGTGTAAAGTGTCCGTATCCGGCTACGCGTTCGAGGGCGTGTGCGAACGTGTGGCCGAAGTTCAGAATGGCTCGCAGCCCGACTTCGCGTTCATCCTGCACAACCACCCGAATCTTAACGGCAGCCGCTCGGGCAATCAGCTCGGGCAAAAGGGCCGGTGTGCGTTGCAGGACCTCCTGCCAGCGGGCTTCCAGCAGCTCGAACAGCGCCGGATCACCGATCAGCGCATGTTTGACCACCTCGGCCAGGCCACTGGTCCATTCGCGTTCAGGCAGCGTCTGAAGTAGAGAAGGATCGGCCAGCACAAGGGCTGGCTGGTAAAAGGCACCGATCAGGTTTTTGCCCAGAGCGTGGTTGATACCGGTTTTGCCACCGATAGCACTGTCGACCTGAGCAATCAGCGTAGTGGGTAGTTGTACAAGCGGCAGTCCACGCAGCAGGGTGGCCGCTGCAAAGCCTGCCAGGTCGCCAATCACACCGCCGCCAAAAGCCAGCACAGGCGTACGACGGTCAATCCCCCAGCGCAGCGCTTCGTCGTAGATCTGTTCCAGGTAAGGAAGCGCTTTAGTAGATTCACCCGGAGGCAATACCAGCACATGAGGCATCCAACCCGTTGCTTTCAGGAGGGTCTGAAGCGGCTCCAGATGGAGTCGGGCTACATGCT encodes the following:
- the aroB gene encoding 3-dehydroquinate synthase, which encodes MVHHVTISGGRDYPVVIDSLETLPRWLSRLALRQGRCLIVTDEHVARLHLEPLQTLLKATGWMPHVLVLPPGESTKALPYLEQIYDEALRWGIDRRTPVLAFGGGVIGDLAGFAAATLLRGLPLVQLPTTLIAQVDSAIGGKTGINHALGKNLIGAFYQPALVLADPSLLQTLPEREWTSGLAEVVKHALIGDPALFELLEARWQEVLQRTPALLPELIARAAAVKIRVVVQDEREVGLRAILNFGHTFAHALERVAGYGHFTHGEAVALGMLAALWLSHQRHPDLPFDRIRTLLQRLPVPTLPDTLDFKALREAMQVDKKTLAGRLRFVLLRRLGEAYITDDVTEAALQTAWHFACASCRTVVRS